The window ACGAACCTGACGTGGGTCAAGGTTATATATTGACCTTCGTCGGTCAAAATTTTTATCCATCCATATTCCAATCTCTTCTCCCTTTCCTGCAAGGAGAAGGTCTCTTGCCTTTTGGGCATACTCTGCAAAATCACGCATTGCTTGATGCACCTCCGGATCACCCGACAACCACCGTTCTCGAACATTATTATGAAAAACCTCTGACCCTTCCGATAAATCTTTACGATAAGCAATAAATAACTTCGGCAAAAGGGATACAGGTATCTCTTCATAATGCCCATACCCTCGCGTCTCCATTAACGTTCTGTCAAAATTCATAAACACACAGCCTTCATAAACCTGAATAACTCGGTCTTGTAATCCAGCAAAGATACCTAATTCCTCCGTCTCCACACTTAAAATAAGATTTGGAAGAATTGGCTTCGGAATATCCACTTCATAAAATTCCATAAGACACCTCATTGTCGCAGTTACTAAAGCACTCGACCCAGCAAGCCCCAAACGACGTGGTATCGTCGACCGATAACGAATGGAAAAATTCTTTTGTGGTAGAGTTATTTTATTCGCCTTGCAATATTGATAAAACTTATAGATACCTGCCTTCATCAAACGAATACCACCATAGTAGCCATTAATACGAACATCCTCCGTCAAATGTTCTATAGACTCATATTTTGACTGGTCTTGATAACTCGGTATAATTTCCAGTTGTGGACTTTCATACAAACTGACCTTCGCAAAAAAATTGCGAATAATCACACTTATTGTTTTCCCATAATAACCATCAGATGGATTGCCGACCAATCCTGCCCGTGCGTATGCAACTGCTTCATAAGCCATAATTACTGTTTTCCTTTCATTTACATCAGAGAAATGATTA of the Candidatus Hydrogenedens sp. genome contains:
- a CDS encoding GHMP kinase, with product MAYEAVAYARAGLVGNPSDGYYGKTISVIIRNFFAKVSLYESPQLEIIPSYQDQSKYESIEHLTEDVRINGYYGGIRLMKAGIYKFYQYCKANKITLPQKNFSIRYRSTIPRRLGLAGSSALVTATMRCLMEFYEVDIPKPILPNLILSVETEELGIFAGLQDRVIQVYEGCVFMNFDRTLMETRGYGHYEEIPVSLLPKLFIAYRKDLSEGSEVFHNNVRERWLSGDPEVHQAMRDFAEYAQKARDLLLAGKGEEIGIWMDKNFDRRRSIYNLDPRQVRLVDVARSVGAHAQFTGSGGAIVGIYKDEAMYEKIVEALQTENAVVIKPQIEPAE